The nucleotide sequence cagaaaacaggcatattttgggttctgatggagcacgacagttgaactaagctcgtAAGGAAttgaagttatattcttcaagaatcaatgggtatgtATCATGCATTTCACTGTATTCAAGAACAGCTCCATAACTCTGGATTGCAGCTTTCTGGCCCCATCAGTTGTCGGTCTTTTAGCAGGGCTGTCGTCCTAAACGGCACCCTAACCCCTTTGTAATGCATCTTCTTTTGAACAGAGCCCATTTGGAATAAGAAatggggttccatttgggacgcatcctgaGTCATTGAGTGAACTGTGCTCACAGCTTCACGCCTATCTGTTATGTTACTGAGCTGGTTTGTGTTTAACAGATGTCTTAATGCTTTGGCTTACAGTGGGTGTTACCATGGGTTCTGTTGAATTATATGACTTCCCCCACCGGCAGGCTCCCCCTAAATGGGACCACTAGGTATGACAGGGGTCTCCAGTTGGTCCTGAAGAGCAGCAGTATCACACATGCTAACAATAATCATCGTGGTCCTGAAGGCGGTTAATTATGTTAAACAGTTTGGGCTATAAATATGAATAAATTCTCAGATCACAAGGTTCAGTGGATACCAAAATGTTGTCGCTAGATATGTCTAAATCGTATCGAAACAATTAGTCAAAGATGAACATTCAGCTGTTAACAAATTCATAACAAGGCTTATGAGAACTAATCCTATAAAATTATTCAAACTAAATTGTACTCTACTGCATCagcctattttttattttatttaaccggTTAGGCCAGtcgagaacacgttctcatttccAACTGTGACATGGCCaagaaagcaaagcagtgcgacacaaacaagtTACACATGGGacaatcaataacacaatagaaaatatgtatacagtgtgtgcaaatgaaggagtaaggcaataaataggccatggtggtgaagtaattacaatttagcaattaacactggagtgataggtgtgcaaaagagcaaaaaaatatatatatatgaggatgaggtagatAGTTGGACGGGCTATttacagtaagctgctctgacagccgatgcttgaagttagtgagggagatatgtctccaacttcagtgatttttgcaattcgttccagtcattggcagcagagaactggaaggaaaggcagccaaaggtgttggctttggggatgaccagtgaaatatacctgctggagcgcgtgctacgggtgggtgttgctatggtgaccagtgagctaaggcagagctttacctagctaagacttatagatgacctggagccagtgggtttggcgacaaatatgtagcgaggagcAGCCAACgcgagcatacaggtcgcaatggtgggtggtataaggggcgtTGGTGtcgaaacggatggcactgtgatagactgcatccaatttctgagtagagtgttcgaggctattttgtaaatgacatcgtcgaaGTCAAGGGTTGGTAGGATAGACAGTTTTACGAGGgtctgtttggcagcatgagtgaaagaggctttgttgcgaaatagaaagcagattctagatttaactttggattggagatgcttaatgtgagtctgggagAATTTcaagtctaaccagacacctaggtatttatagttgtccacatataagtcagaaccgtccagagtagtgatgctactCTGACTCAAGACCTGGGATCAAATACTTTGAGTGGTTGCTCTAGCCTGTGCGTAGTGCCAAATGGGCAGGATTTACTGTGAAGTCTAAATTGGGCCCCAATAGAATAGTCATAAGGCGTACATTTCAGTAGTTAGTATTCCAACTTAACTTCTGCAGTTGTGTAACAGGCATGATTCTTACTTGCGCTGAAGACAATTAAACCGCTTAAAACCCCACTTTCTGGCCTACAGATTTTCACTAAGTATCTAAAGCCATCACTTTATATTTTGTGTACTTTTTCATTCTAATTTATGGAGAACAGTTTAAAATAAAGACCATGTAAACTGTCTTCACCAATTGGTAGATTAAAAATACCGATCGTGTATATAATTTAGGGTTTGATTCATCCTGGAAGTTGACATTCGATTGTTCTAGCCATGAAATATTGTAAGGTGAGAAGTGtacaataggggttgaacagtagTCGTTTAACTCAACCATAATCTTCAATGATGGTCCAGTCGTTGTGAaccaggctccaggtttaaactgTTACTTATGGTCTGCCTTCCGTAATGATTCAAATCAGCTACATGTCCCAAATTGCACAACTAAATACGTTAGCATAATGATACACCATTGCTAGTTATCCTCGGCAACAACCACATTAACTTGAGGAAAGAAATGCAAAGGAACAAGTCAGTGACGTAGATTTAACTGACGGTGGCTACCGATAATGACTAATATTTAACGAAACATTAAGTCTGGGGATAATTAAAACAAATGAACTAGGTTTGGTGCTATACTATCACTTGCACATGGCCACAGAAGCCTATAGCTTGGGTCTCAATTTCATTCCAAGTAATAAAAAAAAGAGGGATTTACTGTGAAAGAATacgatgtgattatctgaggattATCTGAGGATaataaaaaacaactatttcaaccagcacaggcgtaacaaaaacaaactgcaataaaataaattaactttgacgatcttcctctgtttgcaattccaatgctcattgttacacaatgaattgtcttttgtttgatcaaatccatttttatagcctaacacgaaacattttgtgaaccgcttgtcatgaattccgtctcattccattttcgaggacacattcgatgtaaatacacacactaaacgtgactttttcagtcatgtttggtttcattgcaatcaactggtttgtttgtaacacaaccaaacccgATGGGTCATTTCGCGAGACAATGATAtgaccgctgtttcgttgattgactgtattttaacccaatgaccactgattgtcttgaaatctagcttggtagatagccaatgagcggaggtaaacggcaatatgtaatatttatgtgttggaagaccaacccatgtagtaaactccggcgtAAAGAGGGTCATTCTCCATTGAAGATTCATACCGGCAGGAGCAACGCATGTTACGCACAGTGttgttttggtaaagcgcatcttcagctgtttatatcAACCAGTTTGcaactaagtcagggaaagctacatctaagtctagatatacagatgtacacacaattttagaagaaattgattgGGAAAGTGAGACTGAGATTGTTGGAGGAtgattcatttagcgattcccaaatggaggaatattttttgaatggagaggacatcgttttggactggtaagttatTCTCATGCTAATACCATTGTCTGAAATTAATAGTATAACATTTTGTGATTACATTTTTTTAGtagcaatatataaaaatgtcatgtaatgaaatgtgagatgcgtgtggCTGCCGCCCAacccccacatgaaatagcctatttgaggctgttgaagggaaggcaggcccacaacaatggccaaattGAAATGGAGACAGATACAGCTGATTTGTtgtaataaagacagtagatatagctgaaatgtcatatattcaaccttatatatagagtacagggaacatatcagtttattatacctgttgatacagggctcatatgtgaaactattctaactgaacattttctttcagtgacactgactccgaatggcagcccccagggccaaggtgtccatcccccactaAAGCTGGctcatccagctcctgccacaagtggtgttcagctgcccaaatgtatttctgcaggcatggatgtgcctcagggccaaaagggcacagcatggaggcgtcgctgtgttctttgcaaaTGAAGTCCCCaatcacctgcaccacatgcttggtgaccctctgctttacagcagaaagagactggcatcagcagcacaatattgtgtagaggtcTGAGGGTCTTAAATAtcatttgtattttgtatagtttttccattcaaaatgtataacttcaccaatttggacacaTTTGGGctacttcatgataaatgtcatgtagcacactcattttagAAGCTATCATTCTGAAACTCTGCACAAGTACAGTTGCCCTCATGTTTACTAAAATTGTCCCCATCCTGAATGTTTTGGcttgttcatttaaaaaaatatggttCTCTTATTGCatttctcctacattcaattcacatttacaaacTGAATGTTCTTTCAAATgaaatcaagaatatgcatatccttggttctgagcCACAGgcagaaattgaaaaaaaaggggGGTAGTAGCTGAAGTTAAGACCAGCATTTCTTAACCTCTGGAAGAGGTATGACTGGTTTCACATGTCTCCAGTGTTAAATGGAGCCTAACCTAGTGGCTTACTCATTTACATCGCACCATTCTCTAATTTACAAATTGATTTGCTATTCAGGAAAAGGGTAGATGTTCCTCTTGGAACTGAGGTTTGTAAGGAGCTTAAGACAGTTCTATTCCAGCCACTAAGGGGCTACTCTGGTGAAGCCCATGGGAAATAAAGAAAATGTTGAAGTGAATTGGGGAGCGTAAGAATGAAAACTAAATGGCTGTTACCTGTGCTGAAATTATTAAGGGAACAGTACTTTTTGCATTGTAGTTTGTGTGATAAGCTCATTGAAAGGGTAACAATTGCACAAAAGGTGGTACACTAAGGGAATTCAGTCAATACAATGCATCTATagacaccatgcatttggtttgcATCAGAATTTCCCTTTGTCAATTGAGCTACAGTAGGCAAGTGTAATTAAGCACAGAAAAAGTATTAGAAATGACTAATTCATGACACAATGTCAAAACAAATCACTTGCTCAAAGTGACAAACACATTCCATGGGCCAAAGATAATTTTATTTCAGGTGTTAATATCCATCTGCATTTAATACAAAATCCTTCATCACACAGATGAAGACTCATCTAACTTGTGCCACTAAACGTGTCGGGCAGAGTGCATTTCCTTGATGTAGTGAAGATTGTTtatggagacatgggggagataTTGGTGACGAGGTAAGAGGTTAGAAGGTTTGAGAGAGCGTGTTCACTTCTGGTCGGGCATCAGGTCGTTGAAGGACTGGCCGCTCTCCAGACGCTTTTCCATCTCGACGAGGGTCTTGACGCCGTCGACAACCATCTGCACCAGCTCCACCTCTGAGAAGCCCAGACGGTCTGCGTTGGAGATGTCGAAGACACCGCCTACTGCTGCAGTGTccacaccacctgggggagggggggtaccAAAGAAAAGCTGAGCCAAATGGTACCGATACGGTTGGCTTCTCTGCAACTAGGGGTGATAGGCCAATCCTGCTCCTGGAGAGCCAGTGGGTATGCAGGTTTTAGTTCCAGGCAGCCCTACTTCAATGCCTTTCAGCTACTGTAATCTAAGTCCTGGGGCTCCAAAAAATGTTGCATATGCATGCTCCAGTTCACTCAAAACTTAACATTTATAACATGGAATTTGAATGTGCTTAGCTTCCTGCAGACTTTAGACCAGGGGTCCCCAAATGGCAGCCCatgggtggttttatttggcccccaagTTCTGAGAAGACACTTGCATTGTTGGACATGAGACTAAAAACAAGGAAATCCACACCAATTGATTTAGATTTTGTAAATCTGtttaagcaaggtttgaaatgattgttaGTCAAATATTGGGGTTTGGGCTTGCAGTCTACAAATgtgtaattatgttctggccaCCCCCAACCAAAACCCACTACGTTTTTGCccatggctgaatctagttgatgatcctgcTATAGACCATGTGTATGCACAGTTTCCAGTGGTTGAAGTATTGCATTGCAAGTAGCCTACCATTTTAGGCAAGTGGGGGATATGACATGCTTATTGATAAAAATAAACAGGCAGCCTTATAAGATGCAATCATTTGCCATTCGTGAAGATAAATGTTTCACATCTCTGCATTCTAAAAGTTGGAAATAGGCATCCATTTCCATAATAAATGTACCTTTGTTTCACTCGAAGTAGCCTAAAATGCCTACATTAAATGGGACCCACTTTACAGTAGTAAGTATTTGAAACACTGTCTTAAGTATTTATCTCCATGCAATCCAATCAAGCGCAGTTTAAGGGTAGAACAGAAGGTTCACCTTTTCAACTTACATTTTAGGGTACTGCACATCTAACCTACTGGAATTGCAAATGTTTCAAGTAAACAATTTTCATAAATATAATGGTCATATGCTTTAGCCTACAACAAATTACCATGGGCATCCCTCATTTAAATTGGGTCTGATAAGCTATTATTTGAAGTGTTCTGCTCTATGCGTCAGAAACAGGGTGTGTGATTTATAACAGTAGAATGTAAATGAACAGAGTTTACGTTTTGCTTTGAAGGGTGTCGGCTACCACTAAGTAGGCCTACGGTAGTTTAACATAGACAAGGTTTCAGAATTTGCAGGCAGTGCAGCATATTTAGGGTCGGGAAAAACTAAACATGTTTACAGGTCCAACAATTTGCAAATCATTTTTTCAGAAACTGCCTTGGCCTAATTCCAATACATCCagcaaataagggctgtgttgtCACCATAAGACGTAGAGAGACTactccagatctgcccgacattCACTTAATCCCAATAACTGCTAGACAGAATGTcccagctacatttcctaataGAGTTGGTGTATTCAAAATGGACGTACCTGTGCCACGCTTCTGCAGCCTCAACCTCTTGAGGACCTCGCTGAACTTCTCGTGCTTGCTCATGTTGGGCAGCTTGACGTGCACGCCGGCGCGCAGCCCCGTGCCCAGGTTGGAGGGGCAGGTGAGCACGTAGCCCAGGTGCTCGTTCCACATGAACTCATGGCCCTGGTCCTTGAACAGGCTCTCAATCTGAAGTGGTCAGAGGAAACAGTGAGGTAAGGGACCAAAAGGTTAGAGGTTGTGTTGAGAAAGCAACTGCAGTGTTGGGGGACTGTTTTAAGTTTAAAACGTTTCCCCCTTTTTTTTGCAACAGTTGTTGAAGTGCCATTTAGCATTTTAAGTAGACTCACAAATTGACTGCGTTCAAATGCAATTAACCCCAGCAACGTAGTTTGCACATGTTCTTTAACATTACGTTGTAGAATTGAGCCTTGGGCTTAACACCTTTGTGAGGCCTGTGCAGAAGCGGTGGAACACCTCCTTCATATTGCCACCCTTCTGCATAGAGATGACCCGCAGATGGTCCTCCTCATTCACCCAGACCAGGAAGGTCTTGCCATCATTGTGCCTGTCAACAAAAATCAACATTAGTTCAACATTGGCTGGAATGAGACGTCATTATACATAACGATCATGTTTACTCTCACTGAAGGCACCCTCCAGCTGGTACTCCAGCGTAGGGTGAAGTTAGTCATAGACGCCGATCAAAGAATAAATTCACCACTAATGGTTAGGATTTGGAGAGGTtgtcctagatctgtacctagaggaACTTCGACCCGGAGCCTCCTTTAAAATGACCCACAACAGAGACCATAACTGCATCTCACTATTTTAGAGCAGGGCACGCCAAGCTGGTTCCTGGAGAGCTAACATCCTGTAGGTATTCACACtcaccctaatctagcacacctggtTCTAATAATTAGATTACTCATAATTGGCATTTGACCAAATATCTGCAGAAGggaagctctccaggaacagggttgtagaatCGTAGATGGGGCCTCCAGTAAATTTTGACCATTGAAGAGGTCAACTAGCGTCCATTTTATTAGCACATGCACCgaagacaacaggtgtaggtagaccttagtgaaatgcttacttacgagcccataaccaacaatgcatttaaaaaaatacagataagaatcaGAAAAAGTtgagtaattaaagagcagcagaaaaataacaatagcgagactatatgcAGAGTCAATGTACGGTGGCACcggctagttgaggtaatatgtacatgtaggtagagctatttaagggactatgcatagatgagaGAACCAGTGGTGTAAATAAGGGGGgtgatgcaaatagtctgggtagccatttgattagctgttcaggagtcttatggcttgggggtagaagccgtttagaagcctcttggacctagacttggtaatgcttgccgtgcggtagcagagagaacagtccatgactagggtggctggagtctgacaatttctagggccttcctccGACACCACCTGGTAGagttcctgcattgcaggaagcttggccccagtgatgtactgagccgtacgCACTACACTCGGTCGGAAGCAGAGCAGTTTCCATATCAGGCCTTGATGCAACCATgcgctcgatggtgcagctgttgaaccttGAGGATCtgacccatgcaaaatctttccagtctcctgagggggaaataaGTTGGCGTACCTGCTTCACGACTGTatttggtgtgcttggaccatgttagtctgttggtgatgtggacgccaaggaacttgaagatctcaaACTGCAGcctcgatgagaatgggggcatgctcagtcctctttcctgtagtccactttttttttttacctttatgtaactaggcaagtcaattacgaacagattcttattttcaatgacggcctaggaagatttctaccttgtcagctcagggattcgatcttgcaacctgccggttactagtccaacactaaccactacgctacttgccaaccctttgtcttgatcacgttgagggagaggttgtcctggcaccacacagccagttcTGGCGGCCTTGTTGCGGTCGGTGATCAGGCttgtcgtcggcaaacttgatggcgttggagtcgtgcagtcatgagtgaacagggagtacaggagggaactgagcacgTGGCGCTGAGGGTGCCCtgttttgaggatcagcgtggcggatgtgttgcctacccttaccacctgggggcggcctgtcaggaagtccaggatccagttgcagagggaagtgtttagtcccagggtccgtagcttagtgatgagctttgagggcaccatggtgttgaacgctaagcCGTAGTCAAAGAGTAGCATTTCTCAAAAAGGTGTTCCTTTcatccaggtgggaaagagcagtgtggagtacaatatatatcgcatctgtggatctgttggtgcggtttgcaaattggagtgggtctagggtttctggaataatggtgttgatgtgagcagtggccagcctttcaaagcacttcatggctacagacgtgagtgctacgtgtCGGTAGTCatgtaggcaggttaccttagtgttcttgggcacaggcaatATAGTGGTGTGGTGTGCTTACATTATGTTGGTAGAACAGACTCtgacagggagagtttgaaaatgtcagtgaagacgctTGCCAGGTCAGTGCATGTTCGCAGTACACATCCCGGTAATCCGTCATGctctgtgaatgttgacctgttttaaaggCCTTATATCGGCtgcagagagtgtgatcacacaatcttcccagaacagctggtgctctcatacatATTTTAGTGGtctttgcctcgaagcgagcatagaagtagtttagctggtctggtaggctcgtgccactgggcagctctcagctgtgcttccctttgtagtctaatggtttgcaagccctgccacatccgacgagcggtAGAGCCGGTGGAGTACGTTTCAAtcctagtcctgtattgacgcctTGCCTGTGATGGTTCTTCGGAGGGCGTcagttagagtcctgctccttgaaagtggcagcccagtgtggatgttgcctgtgaTCCGTGGCTTCAGGTTGgggtacatacagtcactgtggggatgatgtcatcgatgcacttgaAGCCAGTGACCACCCGAAAGAATCCCAGAacacattccagtctgtgctacaacagtcctgtagcttagcatctgcttcatctgaccacttattGCGCTTGTCAATGGTGCATCCTGCGCTAATTTTTGCTTGTACGCAGGAgcatagaattatggtcagatttaccaaatggagagCTGTGTATGAGTCtcggtgtgtggagtaaaggtgttcCAGAGttttctggttgcacatttaacatgctgatagaaatgtggTAAAACTGATGTAAGCTTCTTTGCATTCAAGTCCCCAGCTACGAGGAGcactgcctctgggtgagcgttttcttgtttgcttatggcagaatacagctcattcaatgcagtcttagtgccagtctCCTTCtctggtggtatgtaaacagctatgaaaaatacagatgaaaacgcTAGGTAGATAGAGCATCTCATAAGCTGTCGACCGCAATAGCTCAAGACTTAGATaacgtgcaccagctgttgtttacaaaactacatagtccgccgcccctggtcttaccagacgccgccgttctatcctgccggtacatcgtataaccagccagctgtatgttgatcgtgtcgtcgttcagccacgactccgtgaagcataagatgttacagttgtgattgtcccgttggtagtttaatcttctgcattggtcatcaattttattctccaaagattgcagatttgctagcagaatggaaggaaatgggggtttattcgatcgtcTACAAATTCTCAGAAGTCAGTATGCCCTctggcccctttttctccacaccaatcatggggatctgggcctgttcccgagaaagcagtaaaTCAGTCGCGTCGAGCTCGTCAGACAGGACAAAGAatattctgccagtccgtggtgagtaaaaGTTATTgccggtcataagagacggtagcggcaacatCATGTAcaaaatcatttttaaaaagttGCAAATAATGAAAGTAAACAAAAACAATTGGTTGGGGACATGTAAAACGTCAGCATTCTCCGGCACCATTTGACCCTTTACTGCACTGTCGCGCCTTCCTTAGTGAACACCGACAGACCATGGGAGGAACTCACTAGAAAAGCTGAGTGGCAGGAGAATGCCAAACTAAGTCCCTTTATTCATCTGCCATCATGAAAGGAAAAGGAAGCCATTTGACGTCTACATGGAGAAACTCTACTGTGGTGCCCGGGGGAACTCACCAGATGCCCCTGCCGTCAGGCCAGTCACGGCCCATCCCGGACGCCAACAGCAGGGGGGACACGGGCTTGTCAAACAGGAAGTGGTCGTCAATCAGCTGTTGCTGCTCATCATCTGTCATGTTCTTCAGGGCGTAATACTGGCCATTGAGGTCCCCATCCAGTGAGGCTAGACCTGCAAGAAAATGAGAACGTTAGTAAAACAAGTAAGCCTACATGAGTGGTCATCCTTATTCACCAACTATAAATTGCATATTTGTAAGGATTAGGCCAACAATCAAGCAGTTACATTTTTTCGAAGTGGCAACTTCAGTTAAGGATTTAATTACAGAGTGGTGTAAAGTGCTTAAGTAAAAACACTTTAAAGTACTACCCAAGTCATTTTTTGGGTTGACTGCTTTTACTTAAGCTACACTTTCTGCCTCTTATCTGGCAGAcgcactaaacacaaatgcttcaatTATGGTGTGCCCCTGGCAATCTGTAAATAAAAATTGTACTgactggtttgcttaatataaatacttatacttaagtatattttagcttTTGATAGCTTTTGATACTCATGTACATTTAAAACCACAtactttactcaagtagtattttactggaagACTTTCACTTGAATAATTTTCTATTGCAGTGTGGCATGACTTCAATAGTCTAATTAAGACAGTTCCACTCAGTGCTGTCAGGGGGCAGTGTCACAAAGGGCATGTAGCAGGACTCAAGGCATTGAAGAGGACAGGGCTCAGTTACGCACTTTCGATTGCCATGTTCTCAATGGCACGTCGCTCCCCCCGGCTGCAGTGTGGGGGGAGGCAAAAGCCGCGGACACTC is from Oncorhynchus gorbuscha isolate QuinsamMale2020 ecotype Even-year linkage group LG14, OgorEven_v1.0, whole genome shotgun sequence and encodes:
- the LOC123994935 gene encoding creatine kinase B-type-like, with amino-acid sequence MPFGNTHNKLKMSYSAEQEYPDLSQHNNHMAKVLTPEMYANLRDKETTSGFTVDDVIQTGIDNPGHPFIMTVGCVAGDEETYEVFKELLDPIIEDRHGGYKPSDKHKTDLNPDNLVGGDDLDPNFVLSSRVRTGRSVRGFCLPPHCSRGERRAIENMAIESLASLDGDLNGQYYALKNMTDDEQQQLIDDHFLFDKPVSPLLLASGMGRDWPDGRGIWHNDGKTFLVWVNEEDHLRVISMQKGGNMKEVFHRFCTGLTKIESLFKDQGHEFMWNEHLGYVLTCPSNLGTGLRAGVHVKLPNMSKHEKFSEVLKRLRLQKRGTGGVDTAAVGGVFDISNADRLGFSEVELVQMVVDGVKTLVEMEKRLESGQSFNDLMPDQK